One segment of Streptosporangium brasiliense DNA contains the following:
- a CDS encoding DUF397 domain-containing protein gives MDLSNAEWLKSSFSGDNGGDCVEVAELKDVTNSPGHKAGHTDLIAVRDSKDPDGPKLFFTPAEWDAFVKGVKADEFDRG, from the coding sequence ATGGACCTGAGTAACGCCGAGTGGCTCAAGTCGAGTTTCTCCGGAGATAACGGCGGTGACTGCGTTGAGGTCGCGGAGCTCAAAGACGTCACCAACAGCCCCGGTCACAAAGCCGGGCACACCGATCTGATCGCCGTACGCGATTCGAAGGACCCCGACGGTCCCAAACTGTTCTTCACCCCCGCCGAGTGGGACGCCTTCGTCAAGGGTGTGAAGGCCGACGAGTTCGACCGCGGCTGA
- a CDS encoding alpha/beta hydrolase, which translates to MFSQALAHRRGALQLAFQSAAELMAQRIRQLGGQAHVPSFSTSVSVMATTPAPFSGIDVAAMDRLVADLQRAGQELPEAGRRLSAELSALCLPAPSGRQVADAGVWAEEQARDLRRRLVTIRRQHDFGAASQATAGFGLFGGHAPDPVGIGQLTAAAGSGDVVALKALLDLQRAGKDATLAARLNAWWRQLDPAAQDRLIAVSPALVGGLNGLPATVRDQANRRHLADQKTATSTELERLRKSWAEVDRLIKGLELSRIGGLTGRATGVTAELERLLGSSADTEEAIEALELKMRQIAAVEKGLALGGQNGRPPALLLQLELGGPGKTAISFGDPDEADNLVAYVPGTGTTLEGFAGDANRAAVIWDQSHKFQPDKKIASIAWLGYEAPQWGATLSLTRTVANMNAAQEGAPMLAGFADGLRAAHRAASDARFTVLGHSYGSTVTGLAAQQRPGAFADQVIFVGSPGVGAVKAGDLGVGSVWVGEAPNDPVGDVGSVPLQLTGTLNDHAPYLPEVSGPLGIDPSAAEFGARQFHVEDTGDPAYTFKAHSSYWDPASVSLKNIARLVNGQFVNLDPFPKPEATRPLPAALSSVSPQPAPSGSPSSHPLPSPMPVGE; encoded by the coding sequence ATGTTCAGCCAGGCGCTCGCGCACCGGCGCGGGGCCCTGCAACTGGCTTTCCAGTCGGCGGCCGAGCTGATGGCGCAGCGGATCAGGCAGCTCGGCGGTCAGGCACACGTGCCGTCGTTCTCGACGTCGGTCAGCGTGATGGCCACGACGCCGGCCCCCTTCTCCGGGATTGACGTCGCCGCCATGGACCGCCTGGTCGCTGATCTGCAACGGGCCGGGCAGGAGTTGCCCGAGGCCGGCCGGCGGCTGAGCGCTGAACTGTCGGCGCTCTGCCTTCCCGCCCCCTCCGGACGGCAGGTCGCCGACGCCGGGGTCTGGGCGGAGGAGCAGGCGCGGGACCTGCGGCGGCGGCTGGTCACGATCCGGCGGCAGCACGATTTCGGCGCGGCCTCCCAGGCGACGGCCGGTTTCGGGCTGTTCGGTGGACACGCCCCTGATCCGGTCGGGATCGGGCAGCTGACGGCCGCCGCGGGCAGCGGGGATGTCGTGGCGTTGAAGGCACTGCTGGACCTGCAACGGGCCGGCAAGGACGCGACCCTGGCCGCCCGGCTCAACGCATGGTGGCGGCAACTGGACCCGGCCGCCCAGGATCGCTTGATCGCCGTCTCCCCGGCCCTGGTCGGCGGCCTGAACGGCCTCCCGGCCACAGTCCGCGACCAGGCGAACCGGAGACATCTGGCCGACCAGAAGACCGCGACCTCCACAGAGCTGGAGCGGTTGCGTAAAAGCTGGGCGGAGGTGGACAGACTGATAAAAGGGCTGGAGCTGAGCAGGATCGGCGGCCTTACCGGCCGGGCGACCGGGGTCACCGCGGAGCTGGAGCGGCTGCTTGGATCATCGGCGGACACGGAGGAAGCGATCGAAGCACTGGAACTGAAGATGCGGCAGATCGCCGCGGTGGAGAAGGGGCTGGCGCTCGGCGGGCAGAACGGCCGTCCTCCGGCGCTCCTGCTCCAACTGGAGCTGGGCGGTCCGGGCAAGACCGCCATCTCGTTCGGAGATCCCGACGAGGCCGACAACCTGGTCGCCTACGTCCCCGGCACCGGCACCACGCTGGAAGGTTTCGCCGGAGACGCCAACCGCGCGGCCGTCATATGGGACCAGTCGCACAAGTTCCAGCCGGACAAGAAGATCGCTTCCATTGCCTGGCTCGGCTACGAGGCCCCGCAGTGGGGTGCGACTCTGAGCCTGACCAGGACGGTCGCCAACATGAACGCCGCCCAGGAGGGCGCTCCGATGCTGGCTGGCTTCGCCGACGGCCTGCGCGCCGCGCACCGGGCGGCCTCCGATGCCCGGTTCACCGTGCTGGGGCACAGCTACGGATCGACCGTCACCGGCCTGGCGGCCCAGCAGCGCCCGGGCGCCTTCGCCGATCAGGTGATCTTCGTGGGGAGCCCCGGTGTGGGCGCCGTGAAAGCCGGGGACCTGGGCGTCGGCTCGGTGTGGGTGGGGGAGGCGCCCAATGATCCGGTGGGAGATGTCGGTTCCGTCCCTCTCCAGCTCACCGGGACCCTCAACGACCACGCGCCCTATCTCCCGGAAGTGAGCGGCCCGCTCGGCATCGACCCCAGCGCTGCTGAATTCGGCGCCCGGCAGTTCCATGTGGAAGATACCGGAGATCCCGCGTACACCTTCAAAGCTCACTCAAGCTACTGGGACCCTGCCTCCGTATCGCTCAAAAATATCGCACGCCTGGTCAACGGCCAATTTGTCAATTTGGACCCATTTCCTAAACCGGAGGCGACTCGGCCGCTCCCTGCCGCTCTGTCCTCCGTATCGCCGCAACCGGCGCCGAGCGGGAGCCCATCGTCCCATCCGTTGCCTTCGCCTATGCCGGTTGGAGAATAG